The Arthrobacter zhaoxinii sequence TTGATGGAGGCCCTTAGCTGAGACAAGCGGTCCTTGTACTGGACGGCGTCCTCGAGCGGATGGGCGAAGTCATAGATACCCAGATCCTGCAGCAGGTTGATCTCACGTGTTTCAACTATCCGCGACTCGAGCTCTGCTAATACGGCTTCCCGCTCACGAATTTGGTGGTTCAGGTCCTGAAGGTGCGCGAGCCCTGCGGGATCCGGCTCAGGAACAGAAGCCGGGGGATTCACCACGCCCGAGCCATCGACGGCAGATTTCTGCTCCGCTGAGCCGTCATCAAGGACCGCCCCGTGGTGCCTGAGCAGATCCGGGAGCCCTCCAGTCCACCCTTGCGATACCGAGCGGACCTTCCACTCGCCGTTACGCCGGTAGATTTCACCCGCAACGGCAACGCGTTCAGTGGATAAACCCTCGCATGGGATGCTGAACAGGGTTCCAGAGTCTGCAGACAGAGTGAGCTCCAGCGAGGATAGTCCGCCCAATCGCGACTCTTCAGAATCCAAGGCACCCGCCACCGCAATGGTATGGACCTCCTTGGGAAGGCGGTCCAGAAAAATCTCCGCTTTGTGCGCATGCCCGGTTGCGGTATCGCTTCTCCCTAGATATCGGGCAGCACCGCCCAGATAATCCGGCTGGTTATAAAAGACAATGTCCGCGTTGGTGGTTACCCGCCTGTTGGCATCAAGTAGGAGGATGAACAGGTCCACCTCCTGGGTGCCGGACTGCGCCGTCCAGTGAAGCTCCATCCGGAGTCCGCGGTGAACAGGCGACGCGATGAGGGCATTTGCCCCTTTGGGCAGCGAAACATTGGGCATAGAAGGACCATATAACGGACGTCCGACAAAAAACGCAGGGATAGCACCCGGGGGTTCAGCGCCCCGCGAAACCCCGCACGCGCGTCCGGGGCAGCCCGCCGTCGAACGTAGGATGGAGAAGTGGCAGATCCAGCAACCTACCGGCCGAAAACAGGGGAGATCCCCACGGCACCGGGCGTTTACCGCTTCCGGGACGAGCACGGCCGGGTCATCTATGTGGGCAAGGCCAAGAACCTCCGCTCCCGCCTGAACTCCTACTTCGCGAACCCCCGAGGGCTGCTGCCCAAGACCCGGGCCATGGTGCACACCGCCGCCGGTGTCGAATGGACGGTGGTCGGCACCGAGCTCGAGGCGCTGCAGCTCGAGTACACCTGGATCAAGGAATTCAATCCCCGGTTCAACATCATGTTCCGGGACGACAAGTCCTACCCCTATCTCGCCGTGACCATGGGGGAGAAGTACCCGCGCGCCCAGGTTATGCGCGGTGACCGGCGCAAGGACACCCGCTACTTCGGACCGTTCTATCCGGCCAAGGCCATCCGGGAAACCCTGGACACCCTGCTCCGCGTCTTCCCCGTCCGCACCTGCAGCAGCGGCGTCTTCAAGCGTGCCGAACGCACCGGCCGGCCGTGCCTGCTCGGCTACATCGACAAGTGCTCGGCCCCCTGCGTGGGACGGATCAGCCCCGAGGACCACCGCGAGCTCGCCGCCGAGCTGTGCGACTTCATGGCCGGCGAAGGCAAACGCTTCATCTCCAGCCTCGAAAAGGAAATGCAGGCCGCCGTCGCGGAACTGGATTACGAAACCGCCGCCCGGCTCCGGGATGACATCTCCGCGCTCCGGAAGGTGTTCGAGCGCAACAACGTGGTGCTCAGCGAAGACACCGACGCAGACATCTTCGCGCTGGAAGAAGACGAACTCGAAGCCTCCGCCCAGGTGTTCCACGTCCGCGGCGGACGCATCCGCGGCCAGCGCGGCTGGGTGGTGGAAAAGGTCGAAGACAATGACACCTCGGACCTGGTGGAGCACCTGATCCAGCAGGTCTACGGGGAGGCCAACTCCACGGACCGGATTCCGCGCCAGGTCCTGGTGCCGGTCCTCCCGCCGGACGCCGAGGAACTCGCCGAGTGGCTGGGCGGGCTGCGCGGAGCCAAGGTGGACATCCGGGTGCCGATGCGCGGTGACAAGAAGGCACTGATGGAGACCGTGGCACGCAACGCCGCGGATGCCCTGCGGCTGCACAAGAGCCGCCGCGCCGGGGACATCACCACCCGCTCCGCCGCCCTGCAGGAATTGCAGGAAGCCCTCGACCTGCCCTCGCCGCCGCTGCGCATCGAGTGCTACGACATCTCCCATGTACAGGGAACCAACGTGGTTGCCTCCATGGTGGTGGCGGAAGACGGCCTGCCGAAGAAATCGGACTACCGCAAGTTCTCCATCACCGGCGACGCCGCACGCGACGATACGTCCTCCATGTACAACGTCATTTCCCGCCGTTTCCGCAACTACCTGGCCGAAAACGCGGACCCCGCCGCCGATCCCGATGCCCCGGTGGACCTGCCGGACGAGCGCGGCGGCGACGGCGACGTCCAGCCGCTGACCGACACCCTGACCCCGGCAGTCAAGGCCAGGTTCGCCTACCCGCCGAACCTCGTGGTGGTGGACGGCGGCCAGCCGCAGGTGGCGGCGGCGTCGAAAGCCCTGGCAGACCTGGGCATCACCGACGTGCAGGTGGTCGGACTGGCCAAGCGCCTGGAGGAGGTCTGGGTTCCGGACAGCGACTTCCCGGTGATCCTCCCGCGTGCCTCCGAGGCGCTGTTCCTGCTCCAGCGCGTCCGGGATGAGGCTCACCGCTTCGCCATCACCTTCCACCGGCAGAAGCGGGGTAAGTCCATGACTGCGTCCCTGCTCGATGAGGTGCCCGGACTGGGACCGTCCAAACGGCAGGCGTTGCTCAAGCACTTCGGGTCGGTAAAGAAACTGCGGGCTGCCACCGAGGACGAGCTGCGGGAGGTTCCGGGTATCGGACCGGCCATGGCCGCCAACCTGCGCAGCCGCCTGGCCGACAAGGAAACGGCGGGGGTGCCGGCGGTCAATATGGCCACCGGCGAAATCCTGGAAACTTAGCTAGGCTTGGAAACCGGCGTGTCGGCTTCGAAACGTTCGGAGTTTCTTCAAAAAGCAGGGCAATCAGAATGGGACCACAGCAATGACGCAAGAGGACCGGTTAACCGTAGTCAAACCCGAGGAATCGGAGCTGCTCGTGGTGACGGGCATGTCCGGTGCCGGGCGCAGCACTGCTGCCAACGCTCTGGAAGACCACGGCTGGTACGTCGTGGAGAACCTGCCGCCGCTGATGCTGGGGACCCTCACCGAACTGGTGTCCCGGATGCCGCAGTCCATCCCGAAGCTTGCCGTGGTGATCGATGTCCGCAGCAAGGAGCTCTTCCAGGACATCCGCGAGGCACTGCGGAACCTGCGCGCGGCCGGCGTCGGCTACCGGCTGCTGTTCCTGGACGCCGACGACTCCACCCTGGTCCGCCGCTTTGAACAGGGCCGCCGCCCGCACCCGCTCCAGGGTGACGGCAGCATCCTGGACGGTATCGCCGCCGAACGCGAGGTCCTGACGGAACTGCGGGAATCCTCCGACGTCGTGGTGGACACCTCCAAGCTGAATGTCCATGCCCTGGCCACCACCGTCACCGAGCTGTTCACGGAGTCCGGCCCGATTGTCCTGCGCCTGAACGTTATGAGCTTCGGCTTCAAATACGGCCTGCCGGTGGACGCGAACTACGTGGCCGACGTCCGCTTCATCCCCAATCCGCACTGGGTCCCGCAGCTGCGCCCGCACACCGGGCTGGATGAGGACGTCCGCGACTACGTCCTGCAGGCCAAGGGCACCGCGGATTTCCTGGACCGCTACGTTGAGGCCCTGGAACCCGTGATTGACGGCTACCGCCGCGAAAACAAGCACTACGCCACCATCGCCGTCGGCTGCACGGGCGGCAAGCACCGCTCCGTTGCGGTCACGGAGGAACTGGCCAAGCGGCTGGACCAGCTTCCCCACGTGACGGTCAGCTCGCACCACCGGGATCTGGGGCGCGAATAGTGTCCTTCCTCACCGGACCGCTGCCCCTGATTCCCGAGGGCGGACGGGAGAGCGGGGACAAGGCCGGATCAATCGTCGCCCTCGGCGGCGGACACGGCCTGTCTTCGTCCCTCTCGGCCCTCCGCCTGCTCACCACCGACCTCACCGCCATTGTCACGGTTGCCGACGACGGCGGCTCCTCCGGCCGCCTCCGCCGTGAGCTGGGCGTCCTCCCGCCCGGGGACCTGCGGATGGCGCTGGCGGCACTCTGCGATGACACCGACTGGGGGCGCACCTGGCGCGACGTTATGCAGCACCGCTTCCGCTCCCAGCCCGGCGTCGAAGGCTCCCTGGATGACCACGCCCTCGGCAACCTGCTGATCGTGACGCTCTGGGAGCTGCTGGGGGACCCCGTCGCCGGCCTCCAGTGGGCCGGTGCGCTGCTGGGCGCCCGCGGCCAGGTGCTGCCGATGTCCACGCTGCCGCTGACCATTGAAGGGGACGTGCTGCGCCGCACGGCGGCCGGAGACGTGCTTGAAACCATCAGCGGCCAGGCCAGCCTCGCCGCCGCCGGGGCCCGCAGCAACGTCGCCGACGTCCGGCTCCTGCCGGTCGACGCCCCGGCCTGCCCGGCCGCACTGGAGGCCATCGACCGTGCCGACTGGGTGGTTCTGGGACCCGGCTCCTGGTACACCTCCGTCCTGCCGCACCTGATGCTGCCGCAGCTGCGCGATGCGTTGTGCGCCACATCCGCAAAGCGGTGCCTGACCATGAATCTCAGCAACGAGACAACCGAAACGTCGGGAATGAGCGCAGTGGACCATCTGGCGGTTATCCGCCGTTACGCGCCGGAGTTCAAGGTGGACGCCGTGCTGGTGGACCCGTCCGTGGTGGCGGACAAAGGAGCCTTCGAGGACGCTGTAGCAGAACTCGGCGGCCGTCCGGTCTTCGGTAAGGTGGGGGCAGCATCGGGGCGTCCGATCCATGATCCGCTCCGCCTCGCAACCGCCTTCCACGATATATTTGGGGAGAATTAGGAGTGTTTTTGTGGCGTTAACCGCAGCAGTAAAAGAGGAACTTTCACGTCTGGACGTGAAGAAGTCCTCAGTCCGCAAGGCCGAGGTGTCGGCAATGCTGCGTTTTGCCGGCGGACTGCACATCATTTCCGGCCGCATCGTCATTGAAGCCGAGGTGGACCTGGCATCCACCGCCCGCCGGCTGCGTGCTGCCATCGCCGAGGTGTACGGCCACGCCAGCGACATCATTGTCGTCTCCGGCGGGGGACTGCGCCGCGGCAACCGCTACGTGGTGCGCGTCGTCAAGGACGGGGAATCCCTGGCCCGGCAGACCGGCCTGCTCGATGCCCGGGGCCGTCCCGTCCGGGGCCTGCCCTCCGTCGTCGTCAACGGTTCGGCGGCCGACGCCGAGGCCGTCTGGCGGGGTGCCTTCCTCGCCCACGGTTCCCTCACCGAACCCGGCCGCTCGTCCTCGCTTGAAGTCACCTGCCCCGGACCCGAAGCGGCCCTGGCCCTGGTCGGCTCCGCCCGCCGGATCGGCATCTCGGCCAAGGCGCGCGAGGTCCGCGGCGTGGACCGAGTGGTGATCCGCGACGGCGACACCATCGCTGCCCTGCTCACCCGGATGGGCGCCCACGACGCGCTGATGGTCTGGGAAGAGCGCCGCATGCGCAAGGAAGTGCGGGCCACCGCCAACCGGCTGGCCAACTTCGACGACGCGAACCTGCGCCGCTCCGCGCAGGCCGCCGTCGCCGCCGGCGCCCGGGTGGACCGTGCCCTGGAGATCCTCGGCGAGGACGTCCCGGAGCACCTGCGCTACGCCGGCGAGCTGCGCGTGGCGCACAAGCAGGCCAGCCTGGACGAGCTGGGACACCTGGCGGACCCGCCCATGACCAAGGATGCGATTGCCGGCCGGATCCGGCGCCTGCTGGCCATGGCCGACAAGCGCGCAGCCGAGCTGGGGATTCCGGGTACCGAGTCCAGTGTCACTCCGGAAATGTTGGATGAATAACGTTATTGCATAGGATGGACTAAGCCTGCTGCCTTTTTCGGCAGCACGATGAGTTTCCGGATGGGAATTCCGTCCGGAACATTGATCCGACACCAACGGAGGATTTTCGTGAACGAGTACACACTGCCGGAACTGCCGTACGACTACGCGGCGCTTGAACCGCACATTTCCGCCCGCATCATGGAACTGCACCACGACAAGCACCACGCCACGTACGTTGCCGGCGCCAACACGGCCCTGGCCCAGATGGCTGAAGCACGCGACAAGGGCGAGTTCGGCACCATCGGCAAGCTCTCCAAGGACCTGGCCTTCCACCTGGGCGGCCACACCAACCACAGCATCTTCTGGAACAACATGTCCCCGGACGGCGGCGACAAGCCCGAAGGCGAACTGGCAGCAGCCATCGACGAGTTCTTCGGTTCCTTCGACGGCTTCCGCGGCCAGTTCAACGCCGTGGCCAACTCCATCCAGGGCTCCGGCTGGTCCATCCTTGCCTACGAACCGCTGGGCAAGAACCTGGTCATCGAGCAGCTCTACGACCAGCAGGGCAACGTTCCCGTGGGCACCATCCCCCTGCTGATGCTCGACATGTGGGAGCACTCCTACTACCTGGACTACGCCAACGTGAAGGGCGACTACGTCAAGGCATGGTGGAACATCGTGAACTGGGCCGACGTCGCAGCCCGCTTCGAGGCCGCCCGCACCGGCGCCAAGAGCCTCATCATCCCGGCCTAGTTCCCCGGAAAGCCGCATATTCTGCGGGCGCCCCGGTCCGTACGGAGACTGTGACGCGTAAGATAAATCCGTAGGTCCGGTCCCGCCCGGTGCTTTCCGGCACCGGGCGGACAGGGCCACGGCGCCGCGGCCGGAAGGGTTTACCCAAGCGGAAGTGTCAGGCCGCAGTCAGTCCGGTGGCTTCTTACCCTGAGGTCACACAGCTCTCGATTGAACCCCTACTCAAGGAGACAGAACAGTGACTACTCGTGTTGGAATCAACGGATTCGGGCGTATTGGCCGCAACTACTTCCGGGCCGCCCTGGAGCAGAACGCCGACCTCGACATCGTCGCCGTGAATGACCTCACCAGCCCTGAGACCCTCGCCCACCTCCTCAAGTACGATTCCGTCACCGGGCGTCTGGGGGCCGACGTCAAAGTCAGCGAGGGGAACATCGTCGTCGGGGGTAAGACCATCCGTGTCCTCGCCGAGCGGGATCCCTCGAACCTTCCCTGGAGCGATCTGGGCGTGGATATCGTCATCGAGTCCACCGGATTCTTCACCAAGGCCGAGGACGCCAAAAAGCACATCGACGCCGGCGCCAAAAAGGTCCTGATCTCCGCCCCGGGCAAGGGCGCCGACCTGACCGTGGTTATGGGTGTCAACGACGGCGACTACGACCCCGCGTCCCACAACATCATTTCGAACGCCTCCTGCACCACCAACTGCCTCGGCCCGCTGGCCAAGGTCCTCCACGAGGCGTTCGGCATTGAACGCGGCCTGATGACCACCGTCCACGCGTACACCGCGGACCAGAATCTGCAGGACGGCCCGCACCGCGACCTGCGCCGTGCCCGCGCTGCAGCCCTGAACATCGTGCCCACCACCACCGGAGCCGCAAAGGCCATCGGCCTGGTCCTGCCGGCCCTCGACGGCAAGCTGGACGGCTTCGCGCTGCGCGTTCCGGTGCCCACGGGTTCGGTCACCGACCTGACCGTGACGGTTTCCAAGGAAGCCACGGTGGAGCAGATCAACGATGTCTACAAGGCCGCAGGCAACGGGCCGCTGGCAGGCATTCTGCGCTACACGGACGAGCCGATTGTCTCTTCCGACATCGTCACCGATCCTGCCTCGTGCATCTTCGACTCCGGCCTGACCCGCGTGATGGGCAACCAGGTGAAGGTTGTGGGCTGGTACGACAACGAGTGGGGCTACTCCTGCCGCCTCGTGGACCTCACCAAGCTTGTAGCCTCAAAGCTTTAATCAACCGAGTACGCAAAGGTAGACATGACTGTCAAAACTCTCCCCGACCTGGTCAGCGAAGGCGTCGACGGCAGGTACGTCCTCGTCCGCTCGGACCTGAACGTACCGCTCGACGACGGCCGGGTTACCGACGACGGACGTATCCGGGCGTCGATTCCCACCCTGCAGACCCTCGTGGAGCACGGTGCCAAGGTCATTGTGATGGCCCACCTCGGCCGCCCGAAGGGCAAGCCGGAGGAGAAGTACTCGCTGCGTCCCGCCGTCGACCGCCTCGCCGAGCTCTCCCCGTTCCCGGTGGAGTTCGCCGAAGACGTGGTAGGCGACAGTGCCCGCGGGCTGGCCGGCTCGCTGGCCGCCGGGTCCGTTCTTGTGCTGCAGAACATCCGCTTCGATCCGCGCGAAACCTCCAAGGACGACGCCGAGCGCCAGGCCCTGGCCGGGGAGCTGGCAGCCCTGACCGGGGACAACGGCGCCTACGTAGACGATGCTTTCGGTGCCGTGCACCGGAAGCATGCCAGCGTCTACGATGTTGCCGAGGCGCTGCCCGCCTATGAAGGCGGGCTGGTGCATACCGAGGTCGAGGTGCTCAAACGCCTCACCGAGAACCCGGAGAAGCCGTACGTGGTGGTCCTGGGCGGTTCCAAGGTGTCCGACAAGCTGGCAGTGATCGAGAACCTGATGGACCGGGCGGACTACCTCCTGGTGGGCGGCGGCATGGTCTTCACGTTCCTGGCGGCGCAGGGCTACAACGTCGGCGCCTCGCTGCTCGAGACAGACCAGATCGAAAACGTCAAGGGCTACCTCAGCCGTGCCAAGGAGGTCGGCTGCGAATTCGTCCTCCCCACCGACATTGTGGTGGCGGATAAGTTCGCTGCGGACGCAGATGTCGAGACCGTACCTGCCGATGCCATGGAGAACGGCCGTTTCGGTGCCTCCGGCCTCGGCCTGGATATCGGTCCCGATTCCGCGGCAGCGTTCGCCGAGCGGATCCGCGGCGGGAAGACCATCTTCTGGAACGGCCCCATGGGCGTGTTCGAGTTCGAGGCCTTTGCCAACGGCACCCGTGCCGTGGCCCAGGGGCTGAAGGACTCCAGCGGCTTCAGCGTGGTCGGCGGCGGCGATTCGGCGGCAGCCGTCCGGAAGCTCGGCTTCTCGGAAGCCGATTTCGGCCACATCTCCACCGGCGGCGGCGCCAGCCTCGAGTACCTGGAAGGCAAGGCCCTGCCGGGCCTTACCGTCCTCGACAAGTAAAACCAATGGTGCGGGCCCGCTGGCATAAGCGGGCCCGCACCTGCATGTCCCATCCCGCCCGGCCTTCAACGGCCGGTGCACCGCGAGCAAGAAACCGGAGTAACCATGACCACCTCCACGAACGGCAAGTTCGACCGCACACCCCTGATCGCCGGCAACTGGAAGATGAACATGGACCACGTCCAGGGCATCACCCTGCTGCAGAAGCTGGCATGGACGCTGAGCGACGCACGCCACGACTACGGCCGCGTGGAGGTTGTGGTGTTCCCTCCGTTCACCGACCTGCGCAGCACGCAGACCCTGGTGGCCGGCGACAAGCTGAAGGTGGAATACGGCGCGCAGGATCTCTCGCCGAACGATTCCGGCGCCTTTACCGGAGACATCTCCGGCCAGTTCCTCGCCAAGCTCGGCTGCAGCTACGTCCTCGTGGGGCACAGCGAACGCCGGTCCGTCCACGGTGAGAGCGACGAGCTGCTGAATGAAAAGCTCAAGGCCGCCTACCGCCACAACCTGGTGCCCATCCTCTGCGTAGGCGAAGGCCTTGAGGTCCGCCAGGCGGGCGACCACGTGCTGCACACCCTTGCGCAGGTCCGCAAGGACCTTGCCGGCCTGAACGCCGAGCAGGTTTCCAACCTCGTCATTGCCTACGAACCCATCTGGGCCATCGGAACGGGCGAAGTGGCGGGTCCCGACGACGCACAGGAAATGTGCGCGGCCATCCGTGCCGAAATCGCGGATCTGTACGACGACAGCGTAGCTGCCAAGACCCGCCTGCTCTACGGCGGCTCGGTCAAGGCCGCCAATGCGGCAAGCATTCTGGGCGAACGGGACGTGGACGGCGTGCTGGTGGGCGGCGCCAGTTTGGATGTGGGCGAATTTGCTAATATTGTCAGGTTCGAACAACATCTGGTGACTGACTGAACTGCAGCTGAAGGGCGCCGCAGCGGCGTCTCCAATTCCCTGAGTCACCCGAAAGGCCCTAAGTGGAAATTCTGAAGATCGTCCTGCTGGTGCTCCTTGCCATCACGAGCCTGCTGCTGACGCTGCTCATCCTGCTGCACAAGGGCCGCGGCGGCGGCATGTCCGACATGTTCGGCGGCGGCATGACCAGCAGCCTTGGGTCCTCCGGTGTTGCGGAAAAGAACCTTAACCGCTTCACGGTGGCACTGGCCATTTCCTGGGGCGTGGTCATCGTGGCTCTGGGACTGCTCCAGCGCTTCGCCGGCGAAGCCTAGGCGGCAAGCAGTACCGGTAGAAATACCCAAAGGAATGGCCCCCGGATATTTCCGGGGGCCATTCCTTTATATATGTGGACCGGGCCTAGTCCTCGTCCTCTTCCGTGTCGGAATCGTGGGACGCGAAGAGACGCCGGGACAGCTGCGACGCCGCTGCCTGGTCAATCAGCCACCGGGTCTTGGTGCGGCCGCGGGCACCGGCGGCAGGAACCTGGATTTCTCCGGCACCGGCCAGGGCCAGGCCGACGGCACCGGCCTTGTCGTTGCCGGCAACGCCCAACCAGACCTCGGAAGCGGTGTTGATGCTTTCCAGTGTCAGGGAAATCCGTTCCGGCGGGGGCTTCGGGGCGTCCCGGACCGCAACGGTGGTGGCGCCCACGGTGCGCACGCCCGGGGTTTCCGGGAACAGGGACGCAATGTGCGCGTCCGGGCCTACGCCGAGGAGCAGGACGTCGAAGCGGGGCAGCCGCGGATCCAGCGGTTCAAACCCGGCCTCGAGCTGCTCGGCGGCGGCCGCTTCGGCCAGCTGCCGCGCATAGTCAGCTGCGGCGTCTTCCACCGTGTCGGCCTCGTTGGCCGTGGCGACGGCGTGGATCCGGTCAGCGGGAACGCCGAGCGGGTCCAGCATTGCCTGCCGGGCCTGAAGGGAGTTGAGCTCCGGGTCTCCGGCCGGAAGGAACCGTTCGTCACCCCACCAGAAGTTCACCCGGGTCCAGTCCACGGCCGTCCGCGCCGGATTGGCGGTCACGGCCTCGAGGGTTGCGATGCCTACCGTACCGCCGGTCAGCACCACTGTTGCTTCCCCGCGGCGGCTCTGGACATCCACGAGCTTGGTGATCAGCCGTGCGGCTGTGGTTGCTACGAGCGCCTGCGGATCCGGATGGATGCTGACGCCGTTGGGGGAGGGCGTCATGCCTGTGCCCCTTCCTGGGACAGGCAGGCTGCCAGTCCCTCAGTGAGTACTTCTCCGAAAACCTCGTCCGGATCCAGCCGGCGCATTTCCTCCGCCAGGCAGTCCCGCAGGGTGCGCCGGGGCAGGGCGATCTGCTGCTCGGGCTGTCCCGGCTGGGTCAGGTGGGCGGTGAGCTGGTCGGGCCGGGCCAGCTCCACGTCTCCGCCGTCGCAGCTGAACACCACGCGGTAAATACCGGTGCCGGCCTGGCCCTCGATAATCTCCAGGGGTACGTCCAGCGCTTTCTTGAGCCACGCCGCCAGCAGGAAGGTGCTGGCCGAGTCCGAGGCGCCCTCGACGATGATCGACCGGACCTTCGCGGCTCCGACACCGTCCAGGACTGCGGCCAGCTGAATGCGCCAGTTGGTCAGCCGGGTCCAGCTGAGATCCGTGTCGCCGGCCGCATAGCTGTCGGCCAGTCCCAGCAGTGCCTTCTTCGGGTCATCCTCTG is a genomic window containing:
- a CDS encoding phosphoglycerate kinase, with the protein product MTVKTLPDLVSEGVDGRYVLVRSDLNVPLDDGRVTDDGRIRASIPTLQTLVEHGAKVIVMAHLGRPKGKPEEKYSLRPAVDRLAELSPFPVEFAEDVVGDSARGLAGSLAAGSVLVLQNIRFDPRETSKDDAERQALAGELAALTGDNGAYVDDAFGAVHRKHASVYDVAEALPAYEGGLVHTEVEVLKRLTENPEKPYVVVLGGSKVSDKLAVIENLMDRADYLLVGGGMVFTFLAAQGYNVGASLLETDQIENVKGYLSRAKEVGCEFVLPTDIVVADKFAADADVETVPADAMENGRFGASGLGLDIGPDSAAAFAERIRGGKTIFWNGPMGVFEFEAFANGTRAVAQGLKDSSGFSVVGGGDSAAAVRKLGFSEADFGHISTGGGASLEYLEGKALPGLTVLDK
- the gap gene encoding type I glyceraldehyde-3-phosphate dehydrogenase — translated: MTTRVGINGFGRIGRNYFRAALEQNADLDIVAVNDLTSPETLAHLLKYDSVTGRLGADVKVSEGNIVVGGKTIRVLAERDPSNLPWSDLGVDIVIESTGFFTKAEDAKKHIDAGAKKVLISAPGKGADLTVVMGVNDGDYDPASHNIISNASCTTNCLGPLAKVLHEAFGIERGLMTTVHAYTADQNLQDGPHRDLRRARAAALNIVPTTTGAAKAIGLVLPALDGKLDGFALRVPVPTGSVTDLTVTVSKEATVEQINDVYKAAGNGPLAGILRYTDEPIVSSDIVTDPASCIFDSGLTRVMGNQVKVVGWYDNEWGYSCRLVDLTKLVASKL
- the pgl gene encoding 6-phosphogluconolactonase, which codes for MTPSPNGVSIHPDPQALVATTAARLITKLVDVQSRRGEATVVLTGGTVGIATLEAVTANPARTAVDWTRVNFWWGDERFLPAGDPELNSLQARQAMLDPLGVPADRIHAVATANEADTVEDAAADYARQLAEAAAAEQLEAGFEPLDPRLPRFDVLLLGVGPDAHIASLFPETPGVRTVGATTVAVRDAPKPPPERISLTLESINTASEVWLGVAGNDKAGAVGLALAGAGEIQVPAAGARGRTKTRWLIDQAAASQLSRRLFASHDSDTEEDED
- a CDS encoding gluconeogenesis factor YvcK family protein, giving the protein MSFLTGPLPLIPEGGRESGDKAGSIVALGGGHGLSSSLSALRLLTTDLTAIVTVADDGGSSGRLRRELGVLPPGDLRMALAALCDDTDWGRTWRDVMQHRFRSQPGVEGSLDDHALGNLLIVTLWELLGDPVAGLQWAGALLGARGQVLPMSTLPLTIEGDVLRRTAAGDVLETISGQASLAAAGARSNVADVRLLPVDAPACPAALEAIDRADWVVLGPGSWYTSVLPHLMLPQLRDALCATSAKRCLTMNLSNETTETSGMSAVDHLAVIRRYAPEFKVDAVLVDPSVVADKGAFEDAVAELGGRPVFGKVGAASGRPIHDPLRLATAFHDIFGEN
- the whiA gene encoding DNA-binding protein WhiA is translated as MALTAAVKEELSRLDVKKSSVRKAEVSAMLRFAGGLHIISGRIVIEAEVDLASTARRLRAAIAEVYGHASDIIVVSGGGLRRGNRYVVRVVKDGESLARQTGLLDARGRPVRGLPSVVVNGSAADAEAVWRGAFLAHGSLTEPGRSSSLEVTCPGPEAALALVGSARRIGISAKAREVRGVDRVVIRDGDTIAALLTRMGAHDALMVWEERRMRKEVRATANRLANFDDANLRRSAQAAVAAGARVDRALEILGEDVPEHLRYAGELRVAHKQASLDELGHLADPPMTKDAIAGRIRRLLAMADKRAAELGIPGTESSVTPEMLDE
- the rapZ gene encoding RNase adapter RapZ; translated protein: MTQEDRLTVVKPEESELLVVTGMSGAGRSTAANALEDHGWYVVENLPPLMLGTLTELVSRMPQSIPKLAVVIDVRSKELFQDIREALRNLRAAGVGYRLLFLDADDSTLVRRFEQGRRPHPLQGDGSILDGIAAEREVLTELRESSDVVVDTSKLNVHALATTVTELFTESGPIVLRLNVMSFGFKYGLPVDANYVADVRFIPNPHWVPQLRPHTGLDEDVRDYVLQAKGTADFLDRYVEALEPVIDGYRRENKHYATIAVGCTGGKHRSVAVTEELAKRLDQLPHVTVSSHHRDLGRE
- a CDS encoding superoxide dismutase — its product is MNEYTLPELPYDYAALEPHISARIMELHHDKHHATYVAGANTALAQMAEARDKGEFGTIGKLSKDLAFHLGGHTNHSIFWNNMSPDGGDKPEGELAAAIDEFFGSFDGFRGQFNAVANSIQGSGWSILAYEPLGKNLVIEQLYDQQGNVPVGTIPLLMLDMWEHSYYLDYANVKGDYVKAWWNIVNWADVAARFEAARTGAKSLIIPA
- the tpiA gene encoding triose-phosphate isomerase, which produces MTTSTNGKFDRTPLIAGNWKMNMDHVQGITLLQKLAWTLSDARHDYGRVEVVVFPPFTDLRSTQTLVAGDKLKVEYGAQDLSPNDSGAFTGDISGQFLAKLGCSYVLVGHSERRSVHGESDELLNEKLKAAYRHNLVPILCVGEGLEVRQAGDHVLHTLAQVRKDLAGLNAEQVSNLVIAYEPIWAIGTGEVAGPDDAQEMCAAIRAEIADLYDDSVAAKTRLLYGGSVKAANAASILGERDVDGVLVGGASLDVGEFANIVRFEQHLVTD
- the uvrC gene encoding excinuclease ABC subunit UvrC — encoded protein: MADPATYRPKTGEIPTAPGVYRFRDEHGRVIYVGKAKNLRSRLNSYFANPRGLLPKTRAMVHTAAGVEWTVVGTELEALQLEYTWIKEFNPRFNIMFRDDKSYPYLAVTMGEKYPRAQVMRGDRRKDTRYFGPFYPAKAIRETLDTLLRVFPVRTCSSGVFKRAERTGRPCLLGYIDKCSAPCVGRISPEDHRELAAELCDFMAGEGKRFISSLEKEMQAAVAELDYETAARLRDDISALRKVFERNNVVLSEDTDADIFALEEDELEASAQVFHVRGGRIRGQRGWVVEKVEDNDTSDLVEHLIQQVYGEANSTDRIPRQVLVPVLPPDAEELAEWLGGLRGAKVDIRVPMRGDKKALMETVARNAADALRLHKSRRAGDITTRSAALQELQEALDLPSPPLRIECYDISHVQGTNVVASMVVAEDGLPKKSDYRKFSITGDAARDDTSSMYNVISRRFRNYLAENADPAADPDAPVDLPDERGGDGDVQPLTDTLTPAVKARFAYPPNLVVVDGGQPQVAAASKALADLGITDVQVVGLAKRLEEVWVPDSDFPVILPRASEALFLLQRVRDEAHRFAITFHRQKRGKSMTASLLDEVPGLGPSKRQALLKHFGSVKKLRAATEDELREVPGIGPAMAANLRSRLADKETAGVPAVNMATGEILET
- the secG gene encoding preprotein translocase subunit SecG — its product is MEILKIVLLVLLAITSLLLTLLILLHKGRGGGMSDMFGGGMTSSLGSSGVAEKNLNRFTVALAISWGVVIVALGLLQRFAGEA